The nucleotide sequence TCAAGAGCCTGGACGGTCATGGTGATGCGGAAAAGGGCGGTGGTATCGGCGGCGGGGGAGAAGGAGGCGGAAAGGGTGGACCCCATGTGGGCGGATATCCCGACGAACTCGTGCTGGACGTGCTCAACGATGATCTCATTGCGCAAGTGCGTAACAAACTCAACAGCGGCGGCAAGGACATCTTTGCCCAGTGTGTGAATGCGGTTAAGGCGTTCCTGGCCGGCGAGCCGTTCCGGGAGTTCGAGAGCTCTATGTACTTCCACCGGTGGGTTATATTGCCATTCAAGGAATAGTTCCCGCAAGAGCTTATTCCTCTGAAAGCAATTATTTCATTTAGTCTGTCAGAATGCATATTATTGGCATAAGCTGAGATCATTTTCATGCCACCCACTTTCAACTGAAAAAAGAGGGAAATTCCAAGAAAAGCCCTTAATACTTTTCCGTGTTTTTCTCTTCCCACCAGATATTTGCAGTGGAAGTGGCTGGAGGCGCAGCCAATCACCTATAAAACGTTTCGCATGTACCGGGTGCTCGGAAAGGGCGGTTTCGGCGAGGTGTGCGCCTGTCAGGTAAGCCAAGAGGAAAATCGCCACCTGTGGCCACCTGACCTCGTTCTCACACTCCCCACCTTCGCTTTTCCCTTTCACAGGTGCGGGCCACTGGGAAAATGTACGCGTGCAAAAAGCTGGAGAAAAAACGCATCAAGAAGCGCAAGGGCGAGTCGATGGTGTTAATCGAGAAGCAGATACTGCAGAAAATCAACTCGCCATTCGTGGTCAATCTGGCCTACGCGTACGAGACAAAGGATGCCCTCTGCCTGGTGCTGACCATAATGAATGGTGGGTGTTATCCTGTTACCCTGCATCTCTGCATCTCAGTGCGGGCCAATACAGCTGTCGATGGCCAGCCAGTTAGGGTTAATTAAGTGCTGGGACTCTTTATCGGTTAATCCTGTTAGTTTTCGTTTTCCCATTCGCTGGAATCCACTCCATGTGTCCAGTGTTCAGTGTTCAATGTTCAGTGCTCGGTGTCCTTCGCTGCCAATTATCAGACTGTCCGGCATTTGCATGCATTCATTAATATGATAACAAATGCATGTGTAATCCCAGCGATGATTGAGTTtgcaattttaattaaattcctGGCATTCAGTCGGCTGGCACAATGCCGAAGTCTGTCCGTTCGTCAATCGACGGCCTAATTGAATTTGAACACAAAAGCCAGAGCAAGTCAGTCAATTCAGTCAGCAGCCAATGGGGCTCTCAGGACCTGTCATTGTTGGAGGAAGACAATCAACGAGCTCTTCTTTTGCAGGCGGCGATTTGAAATTCCACATTTACAACATGGGCGGCGACCCGGGATTTGAACTGGAGCGTGCCCGCTTCTACGCCGCCGAGGTGGCCTGCGGCCTGCAGCACCTGCACAAGCAGGGCATCGTCTACCGGGACTGTAAGCCGGAGAACATCCTGCTCGACGATCACGGCCATGTCCGCATCTCCGACCTGGGACTGGCCGTCGAGATTCCGGAGGGCGAGATGGTGCGCGGCCGGGTGGGCACAGTGGGTGAGTAATCGGAAAAGCGGATTGACTTAAATGCCTCCAGCTAAGCTCCTTTATTTCCCCCCCCTTTATCCCATTAGGGTACATGGCCCCCGAGGTCATCGACAACGAGAAGTACGCCTTCTCCCCGGACTGGTTCAGCTTTGGCTGCCTGCTGTACGAGATGATCGAGGGGCAGGCGCCGTTCCGGATGCGCAAGGAGAAGGTCAAGCGCGAGGAGGTGGACAGGCGCGTTAAGGTTGGGGTCATAGCCATTAGTATTCATCGGTATTCCGATTAAAGCTAATACTCTTCTGCCCTTACAGGAGGATCCCGAAAAGTATTCAAGCAAGTTTAACGACGAAGCCAAATCAATGTGCCAACAGCTGTTAGCTAAATCGATAAAGCAGCGCCTGGGCTGCCGCAACGGACGCATGGGCGGGCAGGATGTGATGGCCCACCCGTTCTTCCACGCCACCCAGCTCAATTGGCGTCGCCTGGAGGCTGGCATGCTGGAGCCACCCTTTGTGCCAGACGTGAGTTGACTCATTTGCATACATGCCGCTGTGATATTGGAAATGCCTGCTCGAAACGTCTACTTTAATCGCTTTTCCATCATCCGCAGCCGCACGCCGTTTACGCCAAAGATGTGCTCGATATTGAACAGTTCTCGACGGTTAAGGGCGTCAATATCGACGAATCCGACACGAATTTCTATACGAAATTCAACACTGGCTCCGTGTCCATTTCATGGCAGAACGAGATGATGGAGACCGAGTGCTTTCGGGAGCTGAATGTCTTTGGTCCCGAGGAGTGCCCCACGCCGGACTTGCAGATCAACGCGGCGCCTGAACCTGACAAGGCGGGCTGTTTCCCCTTTCGCCGAAAGGTTGGTCTACTAGTCTTGCTTACTCCTGAGTGGGACTCTAATAACTCGATTTCTTTTGCAGAAGAAGCAGCCGGCTCGCACACAGCCTATTCCCATTCCCGAGCATCTGCTTACCACTAGTCACAGCGTGTCCTCCACGACGGTCGAGAGCTGATAGCATAGATCGCTCGAGGATGCCTCTAAGCGGACGCCTGACGTAGACGTCGACACATAGCACAAATTGCGCACAGATACCCCGGATCGGAGGTTTTCAGCAGGAGCGGAAGCAAAAGAACATCATAGCACAACCTAATTACAAACCAAAACCGAAATCGGTTTCCCACTCAGTTGACGCGCAAGGAGCATTTttgaaattgtatttttacaACAAATTTTCTAATGAAATTGCAAGCTGATTTTGACCACACTACACACAcaacatatatttataaatgtttccAAATGACTTCAAACTGaaacaaaaacacacacataaaGCACACATTAGAGTGTTAATTAATTGAAACCGTGGTAGCATGAATACCACTCACTATAAGGCCGTCAGTTTGTCACAGCACCCAAGAATAATGTTACTTAAATACGAGCGCTATTTAATATCTAATTGATCATCTATGACATGCGTCGCCGGAGGCAGGACAACAGCAGGAGaacgaggaggagcaggagcggGAGCAGTACTATGTAGACGGCAGAGTAGAGGCAACGCCAGCAGAGTAATGTGTAATTTTTGTATAGTAGTTTGTGCTCAACGGGACCGCGTTGGAAGATAGATGTTCTAGTTAGCATTTGTAAGTTAAGAAAATGACATGAATACTCGAAAACTTGAATGCATTTTTAACAAATACTTAACACATGCTACTACTATATTGTACATGcatagatacatagatacatagTTACGATACGAGCGTACAACCTAAACAGATTGTAAATTTTAAAACCTATGATTATTTATACGACTCCTAAGTTTTATTGCCGCACACCTTTGCTAAGCTTTCATATTGTTCTTTGACTCTTTTCTGTTGCCTAAGTTTAAGTTGGCCCGATGGCCGCAGGTTCCCGCGGGAGAACGTTATTACTGATATTTGTTTCGTCATGCAATAAATTGAACAGCAAGTAATGCTAACTAATGCTAATTCATTGAGATATCGATGTCAGCTAGTGTCTAAGTTTTGTGTAAACGTAGCGTAGGCATTTTGTAATTAGCAACAAagaaaaaaacgaaaacaatggaaaaccaATTGGAGAATTTATTATGTTAATATGGAAAATTGATTATGATTATTGAACTTGTTGGCATTGGCAGCGAGTCTTAGTTCCAATTCACTTGATTTAGGCACAACTAGTAAATTGTAAGGCATAGATTGAACAACTACTACCAGCACAAACAACAAGCAACCAACCCGCATTcagagcaacagcagcagacAAACGCCATCAGCCCCGAATCCAATTCAGCACCACAACTACATAAAGTAAACCAAACTGAGCAAGCGCCGAAATATTTATCTCTAGCAATTAAAGGCATATTTATAGAGCATCGTAAATACCagatatacatacataaataaatctaTTCTGTAAGCGAAATGATAATGATACAAAATGCAAAACACAAACGCAGAGTCAGAGATGAACATTCAAAAACAATAAACGTATTTAACTACCATGTCGGCTGGTGTTTTATTTCTTGGGTATGGGTGGGGAAATGTCGGAAATTATACGATTTATTACTTCCTTAGATAAATGGGTTTTAAATGTTCtctaaaataagaaaattgattttaaaaatggcgcctttttgtttcatatttttgtagcatacttttgggcTGACTTTGGTTGCCAAAGTGTGGCATACTTTTGGGCCGTCGATGGTTGGCAACGCGGGTCTTGGCTATCGTGAAAACTCGTGACACGCACAAAAGAACAGCGTGGTTGCCCATCTCTAGCACATTAACAGCTGTCGGCCATCTTGAAAAAGAACCGTTATATGAGTTAATTCAGAGTTATCAGCAGACACCTGCTACCGATTCTGTTCGCCTGGTGTCTAAAATCATGAAATTTGGTTTTCTGATCTAAAATTGATACCGGTGTGGTCAATTTGTCTGTCGAATTGCGAGATTTTCCCAGTCCAAGTACCAGGGGAACAGAAATATCAGTAGGTGGATGCGAAATCTGAAACTTgttatttgtatggatgtgtGAGGATCACCTTGCCCATCTCTAGCACAGTTGTCCGCCATCTTTGAAAATAACCATTATTTGAGTTCAGTCAGAGTTATCAGCAGACACTTGCTACCGATTATGTTCGCCTGGTATCGCAAAACATGAAATTCGGTTTTCTGATCCCATATTGATACAAGTTGTGGTCAATTTGTCCGTCAATTCGCAAGATTTTCCCAGTCCAAGTACCAGGCGAACAGAAATTGTAGAAGGCGGATGCTGAAATTTTGGAACTCAGGAGCCCCGAAATGTGGGCAATGTTTTCTCTTCTTTGTATGTGTGAGGATCAGCTTGGAATAAATGCCAGCagcccaaaagtatgcaatattTTGGAGCGAAAAGATGCTACAGAAATGTAATTCACGGCCTACTTTTAGGCTGCCCCTGACCAACATTCAAAATGAGTTTTTTCGTTTCCGAATAACAGAAATacttttacttatttattttaagacCTATACACCACACCCTTTTAAAGCTATCTTAAAACCTAGACAAAATCATATCTTAAACCACAGTGGCTTGCGCCGACAGTTGAAAATCTTGGTCGTTTGGTGCACGCCCGTGTAATCAAGCAGACACTCGGCTCCATTGTTCTCGAAGGAAATCTCGCCCAGCTTGTACTCGGGATTGAGGGCCACCCGCAGGATGTAGCGCCGGTTGACGGGCACTCGGGTCACATCCACCCACTGGCAGTCCAGTACATCCGTGTAGGTGTCTGCACAGCCCACGGAGATGCCTGTAAGGATATTGGTTACAATGGTTCCCATTTGGACTTCCCAGTAGATCTTAGCTTACCCTGGGTGGTGTTGCCGCAGGTGT is from Drosophila suzukii chromosome 3, CBGP_Dsuzu_IsoJpt1.0, whole genome shotgun sequence and encodes:
- the Gprk2 gene encoding G protein-coupled receptor kinase 2, whose protein sequence is MELENIVANTVYLKAREGGSDSNKGKSKKWRKILQFPHISQCINLKDKLDISYGYVIDQQPIGRELFRLFCENKRPVYFRYITFLDEVVKYEIEYISNRIFIGHDIGRRFLDVEAQLELRNGSGGDALDAETQEELLLNSSNANPTETAETEHCNNTTANNCNNINNSNSNDINHKKLDTRNHNGDDATGNGSGNGHQEDEDDGEGVKSLDGHGDAEKGGGIGGGGEGGGKGGPHVGGYPDELVLDVLNDDLIAQVRNKLNSGGKDIFAQCVNAVKAFLAGEPFREFESSMYFHRYLQWKWLEAQPITYKTFRMYRVLGKGGFGEVCACQVRATGKMYACKKLEKKRIKKRKGESMVLIEKQILQKINSPFVVNLAYAYETKDALCLVLTIMNGGDLKFHIYNMGGDPGFELERARFYAAEVACGLQHLHKQGIVYRDCKPENILLDDHGHVRISDLGLAVEIPEGEMVRGRVGTVGYMAPEVIDNEKYAFSPDWFSFGCLLYEMIEGQAPFRMRKEKVKREEVDRRVKEDPEKYSSKFNDEAKSMCQQLLAKSIKQRLGCRNGRMGGQDVMAHPFFHATQLNWRRLEAGMLEPPFVPDPHAVYAKDVLDIEQFSTVKGVNIDESDTNFYTKFNTGSVSISWQNEMMETECFRELNVFGPEECPTPDLQINAAPEPDKAGCFPFRRKKKQPARTQPIPIPEHLLTTSHSVSSTTVES